A window of Phaseolus vulgaris cultivar G19833 chromosome 4, P. vulgaris v2.0, whole genome shotgun sequence genomic DNA:
TATCAGAAATcgaacaaatactttttgaattgaacacttcatggatacgtgtcctacaagtgtcatacgagtgtcggtgtctAATATGAGTATCCGACAccgacacaccatttaagaaaaGTATCTCAGTTTTATAGTTGtgaactattttttattttgtattttaagaTTTAATCTCTTTCATAGTTAAAACACACTTCATTTAAGCTAATTTTTGTAAGACATTCATTTAAGACACTTTTTCAATAtggaaaattttaattaaactaAATTGATTTAATTCTTTAGAACCTACCCTCTCAAGAAACCAACTTCATGCAGTTCCAAAAGCATCTTTTTACAAATAGATTTTGAAAAGGTAACTTTTACTTCCAAAGAGTCTATTTCCAATTATAGTTTGAAGATGATTTCATTTGATTAATGATTATTACCTTAAATTGATGGAATTAAGAAAGAACATGACAATTAAGACCATTCTATAATAATAGATGATTCTGAAACTAAAggtttgaattattttttttcatggacCAATTTCTAAAGTGACAAAAAAAGActaaatctgattttttttcCCTTGAAAGAGTAATACTTAAAATGTCATTTACTAAATACataatttaagaataaaatatgaCTATCTTTTTAAAAATCAGAGTTTGAAGTTTTTAACCATTATCATGTCCAATAAGTTCActagaaattttaaaaagacAAATTATATATGAAGACGgcaaatataataaaatgattCAATATTTAGGAATATCTGTTTAAACAGTTCATGaagaaaaattgtaaaaaaataatatataaacactATAATCAATAATACTATAAAAACCATTTCATCATCATTTTGTTCATCTATGTGTTGGTTTTTATACACatttttcttcaactttttcAATTCCCACTTGTGCATGATATAAATTATCAATGtattaatatagtgattaaaaaacttttattcacACTTTATAAGATTATTTATACGTCCCTCTATATAATATGAATTAATCTCTTAATGGATTCTTTATTACCATCACCAAAATGAATGGTAAAatacagaaaaaataaaaaataaaataaaaaatgcgtaatagaattttcaaaataagaataatttatttatttatttattttgcaatTATATTCTCCATTTCAAAATCATTCGAAAATTCATGGTAAAATTAGAGATTTGTGAGAAACATGTGATGTTCATCATCCAAGGTGAAAGAAAAATGGTTAAAAGGTGTGGCCAAAAGACAAATATTACGATCACAGAATCCCACATGAAGAATGAAGAATGAAGAATGAAGAACTCAACTTTGATTCATTTGGTGTCCATAAAATGGTTACCCACTGCAATGCTTCATAACAATTTCAGTTTCTTCAACTCCCACTCTTCCTTCTCTGCATGAACACAACACAAATTCTGAAAAAACACAAAACCCCCATTTTTTTACTAAGGAAATCCCTTCATCTCTGTCCTTTTTTTCTCACCGTTATTCTCACGTTTGCCGTTGTTGTTTTCCCCCAAACAAACTAACACGAACGCGCTTTCacttcctctctctctctctatatatatataaccgtTAAGGAAGAAAAGTATCATTGCTTGCCACTGTGTTCGACATTAAATTCCTTTGGAAGCTTCCATTTTGAGCATCTGGGCATCTCTTCTACCCGCTTTTCCTTCGATTACCCCATCTGGGTCGGTCCCATTTTGCTCACTTTGGTTCGTTCCTGTTTTCTCTGATTCAAGAAAATTGAACAATTGAGGTGTGAAATGATTATTGTTTTCGCTTTGATTCTCCTTGGGTTTATTCTTGGGGTGGTGGTGGTTGTGGCCGCGGAAGCTCTTGGGTTGTTGTGGGTGGTAAAACGGTTGGATAGAAGGATCAGCAGAGACCAAGCGAAAATCGCGTCAAAAACGCAGCTGGATGGTTCTCAAAGTGATTCCAATCAGCAGTTGCTAAAAAAGGAGGTGACTTTCTGGTTTCCAATGATATCTGTTTCTTTAGTTTTGTGTTTGGTTATTTTGGGGGTCTTAATTTGTTGATGTGTTCGGGTTTGGCTTTTTGTGTTCTTTCATCTTCAGGGTGTAGTTTGGGTTTTGGAGCCTGACAaggtttcaaaattttgggtaGAGAAACAGTCAAAAgaacagaagaagaagaaagatgtgATGGAGGTGACTCCGGTTAGGAAGTATGGGAAAATCAATGGGCAGTCACTTGTGATCACAGATGCTGATGGCTTTCACACCGCCATTCAGCTTAAGGGGTGCTCAGTGGAAGCTGTTTCAGCTACAAGTCTTCCTTCAAAAAAATGGTAATTTGTAATGTTAAGTGGGAGGGAGCCACACTTTTGTTTTCATCCACTGTGTGATCCTTGTAGCCGACATCACCTAATTGGATACCAAGACTTTGCTGTCGTGATGGTGGTGTTGGTTTGGTTCCATTTGGGTTAACTGCCTGCATTATATGACTtcacttcattttttttatcggcataTGACTTCACTTCATGGTTGGTTACATTATGTTTTTGAAGTTCCCTTCTTTAGATAAGTGTGTTTATATGTTGCATGCAAACTGGGAGAAGATGCCATTTTGAGGGGAAGTAATTTACAATGTTATAGTTACAATTGTTCTCATGTTAGGAGTGTTTCTGGGTTGGGTTTGTACTAGTATGAGACTTGCTCTAGCCATTACCTTATTCTGAATAGTGGGAACTGGGTAGAAGCTGTAGTTGGTATaaagtttatttaaaaacaaaggTATAATACATGTCAAATCAGTGCTAGTGCATAATTTGCAGAAACATGATTGTGAAATAGACTATGTTAGATTCATAGTTCCTCTtatacaacaattttttttatcctttcaGTGGGATACATATTGAAATGCCCATCATTTTGATTCAACATAGGATCacagtttaaaaaaattattttgaacttttcctgttaataaatttaaaatggagAAGTCTCAATTCCTTTCTGCCCTGCATACATCCtaacatgttattttttaacaCACTCTCATCTATTATCCGGAGTTTGTTGGAAATCACAATTTTTGTATGTCCcacattttatttaatgtttctcTCTCCTATTTTTGGTTCTTAATAATTCTTAAAAATGATATGGTGTTTTGCTAGCACTCCTCTCCTGATGAAGTAACTTGTTATTTCTTGACTTATGGGTGTCTTACTTCAAAAGATAATGGAtagatatattttatattcttgcTTATTTACTGAAGAAATTAGGTGCTTCAATGTAATGACTCGTATAGGGCGAAAAAGTACCCCATCAAAGTGGAAGCCAAGACGTCTGTCATCTACCATCGAAGCAAGACTTTGTACATATATCTTGAGACTGCATGTGAAAAAGAAGCATGGTGTAAGGCCCTCCGTCTGGCTTCTtctgataaaaaagaaaagcacGAGTGGTTTGCCCAGTTGCAAGATGACTTTCGTAGTTATTTGACATCATTAGATACTGAATATCATTCTCATATGAAACCATCGGGAGGATCAATTGCTGATGCAATAGAAAGGGCCAGTAAGCCTGATGGGGGTTCTAAGGTTCgtcaatttttgaaaaaacttaCAAAAAAATCTTCCAAAGTTGGCGTGGAAAATAAATCAGCTTGGACTTCATTGTCAGGCCGTGAAGAAAGAAAGAGCACGGATAGGCTTCGCAGTTGTCAAGATGCAGTTTTAGCCACTGCTTTCATGAAATCTACTCCAGCAGCAAACCATCTAAAACTTCCCTTGTTAGAGAATGCTGCACCATCATCTTCAACCATATCTCGTTCAACAAGCCAGAGTCAATTCTCTGATGCGGACACAAATGAAAAGTTAGGTATTGACGAAGGAACATTGTGTTGGAATTTGTTGGTTTCCCGACTCTTCTTTGATGTAAAAGAAAATGTGCGAATAAAGAAATCCATCCAAGAAAGGATTCAGGTAACAAATGTTCCCTtatgataatattaattttgcatttatgtacatatatatgtatgtgtgtgtatgtatgtatgtaagAGGGATGTTAAAGGTGTGTTGCTTTTTAGAATCATTagattaaaagaataaattaagcCCTTCTCACTTTTATATACACGCAGACACATGCTGAAACGTCATTCTGTTTTGGTCTCTGTTAGATAACTGTTGctcttttctattatttttacaGAGGACATTGGGAAACATGAGAACTCCCAGTTATGTAGGGGAAGTAGTCTGTACAGAAATCAACATGGGAAATGTTCCACCCTGTATAATTCGAATGAGGGTTCTTCCAATGGAAATGAGTGAGGTGTGTGCCTTAGAAGTTGACATTGAATATTCTGGTGGTGCATTGTTAGAGATTGAAACAAGACTTGAAGTAGGAGAACTAGAGCTCGAAAGGGAAAGAGCAGAGGACTCAAATCCGGAATCAAGTAATGATGGGGCTGTCCCATCAGATTTTCTTGAAGGATTTGAATATTTGGGTGAGCAATTGAATCTTGCAGAAGGAATGAATGATTTACAAGAGCCAAAAGGAGATGGTGAGTGTATTATTCGTTAGTACATTGTCCTAACAAATGCAACTATTTGTGCAATTTCTATATGTAATGGTTTGGTGAAATTATACTGGATTTCTTTCCCCATAAAAATGGAATTAATGAGGACCATGGTAGTAGCTTTTGTTCAGATATAAAACCATTTATGGGCCTctaccctaaaccctaaactctacaAAACATCTTTAGCTTTTAAAATAGTGTATCTTGGGCATGGTATTAAATCCTTTAAAATCAAATGATCAGGATTTCAATCCATGTCTTTCCTAttcattatattaaattttatttcttcaCAAGATAAAGTGAGCTTTTGCTTGTGCATTGTCCACATCTCAAGTTCAAATGATGGCTCTTGTCTGGTTGGCATGTTTGAATACTAAACCATTCATGGGTCTCATTCTAATAACTTAGCTTTTAaagactgggtttttgaaagttTTGGACATATCCTATAATGAAACTTCTTTTGACTGTTCTTGCACTACTGTTTCTACATCATCACTGAAGGAGGATATACTCTTAATCTTGTTTGGTTGCTTAATTAGATGTCCAATCAGTTAGTCATCTAAGGTCACATCACTTTATACGATAATCCATGCATATGTATTATACTTTAATTT
This region includes:
- the LOC137837802 gene encoding nucleus-vacuole junction protein 2-like is translated as MIIVFALILLGFILGVVVVVAAEALGLLWVVKRLDRRISRDQAKIASKTQLDGSQSDSNQQLLKKEGVVWVLEPDKVSKFWVEKQSKEQKKKKDVMEVTPVRKYGKINGQSLVITDADGFHTAIQLKGCSVEAVSATSLPSKKWAKKYPIKVEAKTSVIYHRSKTLYIYLETACEKEAWCKALRLASSDKKEKHEWFAQLQDDFRSYLTSLDTEYHSHMKPSGGSIADAIERASKPDGGSKVRQFLKKLTKKSSKVGVENKSAWTSLSGREERKSTDRLRSCQDAVLATAFMKSTPAANHLKLPLLENAAPSSSTISRSTSQSQFSDADTNEKLGIDEGTLCWNLLVSRLFFDVKENVRIKKSIQERIQRTLGNMRTPSYVGEVVCTEINMGNVPPCIIRMRVLPMEMSEVCALEVDIEYSGGALLEIETRLEVGELELERERAEDSNPESSNDGAVPSDFLEGFEYLGEQLNLAEGMNDLQEPKGDDVPKSSKQSTSSSSQGSRWKSMLNSVAKHVSQVPLTLGVRIASLKGTLRLQIKPPPSDQLWFGFTFMPDIDFSLESFVGERKITNSHIAMFMVNRLKAAIRDTLVLPNCESICISWMLAEKDDWVPKSVAPFIWIRHESGNETSTSVDTNNQPSGGLKANSKALIDSPDFKPHKPPKCTKSSQEPARKSDSVAFPPISSCALALRSSKSSEELTRPFLENAKSQETRDLQEPGTTLSHNDNTHEGNELVKIGDISVSESPPRNKVLDKQDSSIEQDDSRPRKIGRKERMLDLKKRMSEKFEEKKRNFEEKGRNIVEKMRGP